In Fusarium verticillioides 7600 chromosome 4, whole genome shotgun sequence, the following proteins share a genomic window:
- a CDS encoding ribosomal-protein-alanine N-acetyltransferase, whose translation MAPTKIDDLPGELRYVQYEHALEAQYLPAIRALISKDLSEPYSIYVYRYFLCQWAHLCFMALNPVDSSLIGVIVCKLEVHASHSNPTRRGYIAMLAVASDFRGHGIATTLVKKAIDAMTKRNADEIVLETEETNVAAMRLYEQLGFLRTKKLHRYYLNGNSAYRLVLPLKYIDLDASANDLEIIDV comes from the exons ATGGCCCCTACCAAAATCGACGATCTTCCTGGCGAGTTGCGCTACGTACAATATGAACATGCCCTCGAGGCTCAGTATTTACCCGCTATCCGGGCATTGATCTCAAAGGACTTGAGTGAGCCTTACAGCATCTATGTATATCGTTATTTCTTATGCCAGTGGGCACATCTCTGCTTCATG GCACTGAACCCAGTCGACTCATCTCTCATCGGTGTTATAGTGTGCAAGCTGGAAGTCCATGCTTCGCACTCCAACCCCACTCGAAGAGGCTACATCGCCATGTTGGCCGTTGCTTCTGACTTCCGTGGCCATGGTATTGCGACAAccctcgtcaagaaggccatcgaCGCCATGACCAAGCGCAATGCGGACGAAATTGTCCTCGAGACTGAGGAGACCAACGTCGCTGCTATGCGATTGTACGAACAGCTCGGTTTCTTGCGCACTAAGAAGCTACACCGATACTACCTCAACGGCAACAGTGCATATCGACTTGTTCTGCCGCTCAAGTACATCGACCTTGACGCCAGCGCCAATGACCTTGAAATCATTGATGTATAA